In Ignavibacteriota bacterium, a genomic segment contains:
- the coaBC gene encoding bifunctional phosphopantothenoylcysteine decarboxylase/phosphopantothenate--cysteine ligase CoaBC → MSMLGGRRVLLGVTGSIAAYKTPQLVRELTRAGAEVRVVMTPAAAEFVSPLALATVSRAEVVRDMFPAEPSQGTWHIDLGMWAEVMLIAPASAGTIAKLAHGFADNALTALVLALRAPLVVAPAMDTDMYTHQATQENLDILRRRGVVIVPPDEGDLASGLVGPGRLPDPPVLIEVLEDVVWPGRRDLTGTGVLVTAGPTHEALDPVRFLGNHSSGKMGFAIAAAAARRGADVTLVAGPVHLATPRGVRRVDVTTAQEMRDAVMGNMDGVRVAVLAAAVADFRPATVSAHKIKKEDLGDEGLTLVLERNPDILAELGTRDRGGVLVGFALETDDAVRNAREKLERKRADMIVLNNPLEQGAAFGGDTNVATFLFADGSTEELGLMPKSDLAHALLDRAVYLLSSRSGA, encoded by the coding sequence ATGAGCATGCTCGGCGGCCGGCGCGTCCTGCTCGGCGTCACCGGGAGCATCGCGGCGTATAAGACGCCGCAGCTTGTGCGCGAATTGACCCGCGCCGGAGCCGAGGTCCGCGTTGTGATGACACCCGCGGCGGCGGAGTTCGTCTCGCCCCTCGCTCTCGCCACGGTGTCGCGCGCGGAGGTCGTCCGCGACATGTTCCCTGCCGAGCCGTCGCAGGGCACATGGCATATCGATCTCGGCATGTGGGCCGAGGTGATGCTCATCGCGCCCGCATCCGCGGGAACAATCGCCAAACTCGCGCACGGTTTTGCCGACAACGCCCTCACGGCCCTGGTGCTGGCGCTGCGCGCGCCTCTTGTGGTGGCGCCCGCGATGGACACCGACATGTACACTCATCAGGCGACGCAGGAGAATCTCGACATCCTCCGCAGGCGTGGCGTCGTGATCGTGCCTCCCGACGAGGGGGACCTTGCCAGCGGTCTTGTGGGCCCGGGACGACTTCCCGATCCGCCCGTGTTGATCGAAGTGTTGGAGGATGTCGTGTGGCCTGGCCGCCGCGATCTGACGGGCACCGGTGTGCTTGTGACGGCGGGACCGACACACGAGGCGCTTGATCCGGTCCGTTTTCTCGGCAATCACAGCTCGGGCAAAATGGGCTTTGCGATTGCCGCCGCGGCAGCGCGACGCGGTGCCGATGTGACACTTGTTGCGGGTCCGGTGCATCTCGCCACTCCCCGGGGTGTGCGGCGTGTGGACGTGACCACGGCGCAGGAGATGCGCGACGCCGTGATGGGCAACATGGACGGTGTGCGCGTGGCGGTGCTGGCAGCGGCCGTTGCGGATTTCCGTCCGGCGACCGTGTCCGCGCACAAGATCAAGAAGGAAGACCTCGGCGACGAGGGCTTGACGCTGGTACTCGAGCGGAATCCCGACATCCTTGCGGAACTCGGCACGCGTGACCGCGGCGGTGTTCTTGTGGGTTTCGCGCTCGAAACCGACGACGCGGTGCGGAATGCGCGCGAGAAACTCGAGCGCAAACGCGCCGACATGATCGTGCTCAACAATCCCCTCGAGCAGGGAGCCGCCTTCGGCGGTGATACAAATGTCGCAACCTTCCTCTTTGCCGATGGCAGTACCGAGGAGCTGGGGCTGATGCCGAAGTCGGATCTTGCGCACGCGCTCCTCGATCGCGCCGTCTATCTTCTTTCCTCGCGCAGCGGCGCCTGA
- a CDS encoding HAMP domain-containing histidine kinase — MSRSPVSANLKIVLVVLALGIVVALLLHTQTIVRKLQEREHRYADLYVKALEYIGSESASNADLTLITEEIINKIDFPIIIAAPDRRPSGSKNITIDSTLSPDEVIRFLEKERDAMAAHNPPLALLYQDTIVTQYVYYDESDTVKQLRALPYIEIAVATLFIFIGYISFSYIKRSEQANIWVGMSKETAHQLGTPLSSIMGWIALLREQQAMPPPALALVDEMENDVQRLERIALRFSKIGSQPELHEQDIGDTVRKSVEYYKKRIPRLGKTVEFTVRQAEPVLVRCNAELIEWVFENLIKNALDAIESSSGRITFTVGRSGRTAVIDVADTGKGIEKRRRKDIFRPGYSTKKRGWGLGLSLARRIVENYHKGRLFVLASDPGRGTTFRIKLPAA, encoded by the coding sequence ATGTCACGCAGTCCCGTCTCCGCCAATCTCAAAATCGTTCTTGTTGTACTCGCGCTGGGCATCGTTGTTGCGCTGCTGCTGCACACGCAGACGATTGTCCGCAAGCTGCAGGAACGCGAGCACAGGTACGCGGATCTGTACGTCAAGGCGCTCGAATACATCGGCAGCGAAAGCGCCTCGAATGCGGATCTCACGCTGATCACGGAAGAGATCATCAACAAAATCGATTTCCCGATCATCATCGCCGCTCCCGACAGGCGCCCTTCAGGGTCGAAGAACATCACAATCGATTCGACGCTCTCACCCGACGAGGTGATCCGTTTCCTCGAGAAGGAGCGCGACGCGATGGCCGCGCACAATCCCCCGCTGGCGCTGCTGTATCAGGACACCATCGTCACACAGTACGTCTATTACGACGAATCCGACACGGTCAAACAGTTGCGCGCCCTGCCGTACATTGAAATCGCTGTCGCCACGTTGTTCATCTTCATCGGCTACATCAGCTTCAGTTATATCAAGCGCAGCGAGCAGGCCAACATCTGGGTGGGGATGTCGAAGGAAACCGCGCATCAGCTCGGCACGCCGCTGTCGAGCATCATGGGTTGGATCGCGCTGCTGCGCGAACAGCAGGCAATGCCGCCGCCCGCACTGGCGCTTGTGGACGAAATGGAGAACGACGTGCAGCGGCTCGAACGCATCGCGCTCCGTTTTTCCAAGATCGGATCGCAGCCGGAGCTGCACGAGCAGGACATCGGCGACACGGTGCGCAAGTCGGTCGAGTACTACAAAAAACGCATCCCGCGCCTGGGGAAAACGGTGGAGTTCACCGTGCGGCAAGCGGAGCCCGTGCTCGTGCGCTGCAATGCGGAACTCATCGAGTGGGTGTTCGAGAACCTGATCAAGAATGCGCTCGACGCGATAGAAAGCTCGAGCGGACGCATCACATTCACCGTGGGCCGCAGTGGACGCACGGCTGTCATCGATGTCGCGGACACAGGCAAGGGCATCGAGAAGCGCCGGCGCAAGGATATTTTCAGACCCGGCTACAGCACAAAAAAACGCGGATGGGGACTCGGTCTCAGTCTCGCCCGCCGCATCGTCGAGAATTATCACAAGGGCCGTCTCTTTGTGCTGGCCAGTGATCCCGGGCGCGGAACCACGTTCCGCATCAAACTCCCCGCCGCTTAA
- the secG gene encoding preprotein translocase subunit SecG — protein MYTIIILVILIISALMTVVILMQSSKGQGLSGAFGGAGGVGTMLGVRRAADVLSNATWILAAAFVVLIFAVNMFFLPTQGSQDSIFIEQVPMNAAQRQMQQPAPQQQQAAPQQQPAPQQPPQPNPQPAPAGN, from the coding sequence ATGTACACGATCATCATTCTTGTCATTCTCATCATCAGCGCTCTGATGACGGTTGTGATTCTGATGCAGAGCAGCAAAGGTCAGGGTCTTTCCGGCGCCTTCGGCGGAGCCGGCGGTGTCGGCACCATGCTCGGCGTGCGCCGCGCGGCCGATGTGCTCTCGAACGCAACGTGGATTCTCGCGGCCGCGTTTGTGGTTCTCATCTTCGCGGTGAACATGTTTTTCCTCCCGACGCAGGGATCGCAGGATTCCATCTTCATCGAGCAGGTGCCGATGAATGCCGCGCAGCGCCAGATGCAGCAGCCCGCGCCGCAGCAGCAGCAGGCGGCCCCGCAGCAGCAGCCCGCGCCGCAGCAGCCCCCGCAGCCCAACCCGCAGCCCGCGCCCGCAGGCAACTAA
- a CDS encoding 2-oxo acid dehydrogenase subunit E2 yields MRVDVLMPKMGESITEGRILKWVKKPGDAVDKDESILEIATDKVDTEVPSPASGILVEMFASEGETRDVGAVLAVIETDAAAAVVVESVSAAPASAASSAAPVETAAPQPASAPAPVVSTSEAPAVKSEKGARFYSPVVMRIAAENNLDSAELESIHGSGAGGRVTKSDILAWLEQRGSAPAAGLSPSPAASAPQPRPAPVPGSGVEVLPMSNMQRLMAEHMVESKRISPHVALAVDVDMTAVVRFRDANAAAFKQREGISLTFMPFVAEAAIQALKEHPLVNASVDGASILIKRFVNLGIAVALDDGGLIVPVVKHADALNTVGLARSIADVASRARKKRLQPEEIQDGTFTITNFGVFGSTWGIPIINQPQVAILGVGTMQKKPVVLERDGEDVIAVRSMMTLTLSFDHRIVDGALGGKYLESLKRILESFEPAAI; encoded by the coding sequence ATGAGAGTTGACGTGCTGATGCCCAAGATGGGCGAGAGCATCACAGAGGGTCGCATTCTGAAATGGGTGAAGAAACCCGGCGATGCTGTGGACAAGGATGAATCGATTCTGGAAATCGCGACCGACAAGGTCGATACCGAGGTACCGTCGCCCGCTTCGGGCATCCTGGTGGAAATGTTCGCCTCGGAAGGTGAAACCCGCGACGTGGGCGCCGTGCTCGCAGTGATCGAAACCGACGCCGCCGCGGCAGTTGTGGTCGAGTCGGTCTCCGCCGCTCCCGCATCCGCTGCATCGTCCGCCGCCCCCGTGGAGACAGCGGCGCCGCAGCCCGCATCCGCCCCCGCACCCGTTGTATCGACATCCGAGGCGCCCGCCGTAAAGAGCGAGAAGGGCGCGCGCTTCTACTCGCCTGTTGTCATGCGTATCGCGGCCGAGAACAATCTCGATTCGGCGGAGCTCGAGTCGATACACGGCAGCGGCGCCGGCGGCCGCGTGACCAAGTCCGACATACTTGCGTGGCTCGAGCAGCGCGGCAGCGCGCCCGCGGCGGGTCTGTCTCCGTCTCCGGCCGCATCCGCCCCGCAGCCGCGCCCCGCGCCGGTTCCGGGCAGCGGCGTTGAGGTGCTGCCCATGAGCAACATGCAGCGTCTCATGGCCGAACACATGGTGGAGAGCAAGCGTATTTCCCCGCACGTGGCACTCGCGGTGGACGTCGACATGACGGCCGTGGTGCGCTTCCGCGATGCAAACGCCGCCGCGTTCAAACAGCGCGAAGGGATTTCACTCACCTTCATGCCGTTTGTCGCGGAGGCCGCCATTCAGGCGCTCAAGGAACATCCGCTCGTGAACGCGTCGGTCGATGGCGCATCGATTCTGATCAAACGATTCGTGAATCTCGGCATCGCCGTGGCTCTCGACGACGGCGGACTCATCGTGCCCGTGGTCAAACATGCGGATGCGTTAAACACTGTCGGACTGGCTCGTTCCATCGCCGACGTCGCCTCGCGTGCGCGGAAAAAACGCCTGCAGCCGGAGGAGATACAGGACGGCACATTCACGATCACCAACTTTGGCGTCTTCGGATCCACTTGGGGTATTCCCATCATCAACCAGCCCCAGGTTGCGATTCTCGGAGTCGGCACCATGCAGAAGAAACCCGTCGTGCTCGAACGCGACGGAGAGGATGTGATTGCGGTGCGGTCGATGATGACTCTCACGCTGTCGTTCGATCATCGCATCGTCGACGGCGCGCTGGGGGGCAAGTATCTCGAGAGCCTGAAACGGATTCTCGAGTCCTTCGAACCCGCCGCTATCTGA
- a CDS encoding YicC family protein — MTMLISMTGYGNGTAVAGGVSATAELRSVNNRFYEFSARLPKSLQPRENELKELVRAKAGRGKVTLSVSIDRGAGTAIALSVNADIARGYKELLTALRDTLGIEGDVTLDHMLRFSDVFTADDTVSANEDEWTAVTAAVTAAAEMLSDMRGKEGGELARDLAGRLDAMETALVRIQELSAGRSEIERARLRERVEQVLAPGTVDAQRLEMEIVMLADKMDITEELVRFRSHLKFFRDAIASPESEGRKMTFLLQEINREANTIGSKSYDADIAYLVVGIKEELERIREQLQNVE, encoded by the coding sequence GTGACGATGCTCATAAGCATGACGGGATATGGAAACGGGACGGCGGTGGCCGGGGGCGTGAGCGCCACTGCGGAACTGCGGAGCGTGAACAACCGTTTCTACGAATTTTCCGCGCGTCTCCCGAAGTCGCTGCAGCCGCGCGAGAACGAGCTGAAGGAGCTTGTGCGCGCCAAGGCGGGCAGGGGCAAGGTCACGCTGTCGGTCTCGATCGATCGGGGCGCCGGCACCGCCATCGCGCTGTCGGTGAATGCCGACATCGCGCGCGGCTACAAGGAACTTCTCACCGCGCTCCGCGACACGCTCGGGATCGAGGGTGACGTCACGCTCGACCACATGCTCCGTTTCTCCGACGTTTTTACGGCCGATGATACGGTCTCGGCGAATGAGGACGAGTGGACCGCGGTGACGGCGGCGGTGACGGCCGCGGCCGAGATGCTGTCGGATATGCGCGGCAAGGAGGGCGGGGAGCTGGCGCGTGACCTCGCGGGGCGCCTCGATGCAATGGAAACAGCGCTGGTCCGCATTCAGGAACTCTCCGCGGGCAGGTCCGAGATCGAACGCGCGCGTTTGCGAGAGCGAGTCGAACAGGTGCTCGCACCCGGCACGGTGGACGCCCAGCGGCTGGAGATGGAAATCGTGATGCTCGCCGACAAAATGGACATCACGGAGGAATTGGTCCGTTTCCGCAGTCACTTGAAATTTTTCCGCGACGCGATCGCCTCGCCCGAATCGGAAGGAAGGAAGATGACGTTCCTTCTGCAGGAAATAAATCGCGAGGCCAACACGATCGGATCAAAATCCTACGACGCCGATATCGCGTACCTCGTCGTCGGCATCAAGGAAGAACTCGAACGCATCCGCGAACAGTTGCAGAACGTGGAGTAA
- the dnaB gene encoding replicative DNA helicase translates to MQPSFPHEPAEPRFQQAADRSAGHLPPQAVDVEMAVLGAMLLQPDPTVSAVVSLVTVDAFYKETHRLIFDAIGALYARHQPVDIITVGDELRRRGQLEQIGSMFYLTQLTSEVVAPAHIEHHCRIILEKALKRQMIEVNTAIITECYVDSSDAFELIDSAETKLFHLSEQHIKKSYVDLNAVVRPLLEKIGKITQEHTGVTGVPSGYDMLDSKTGGWQDTDLIILAARPSMGKTALALSMARNACIDHDMPVGIFSLEMSKEQLALRLLCAEARVNMQLVRTGRIKESDYGKLATYVGKLERAKMFIDDTPGISILELRAKARRMVDEQGVRLLIIDYLQLMTAPNVRESREREIATISRSLKGLAKDLSIPIIALSQLNRAVEQRSGGKPMLADLRESGSIEQDADVVLFVHRNRELEGLPPEEENKALIIIGKQRNGETGEVPLAWVPQYAKFENLEVRLPSNIHYIADGDTDDAPF, encoded by the coding sequence ATGCAGCCGTCCTTCCCGCATGAACCGGCAGAACCGCGCTTTCAGCAAGCCGCGGACCGCTCGGCCGGGCATCTTCCGCCGCAGGCGGTGGACGTGGAGATGGCCGTGCTCGGCGCGATGCTGCTGCAGCCGGATCCGACCGTCTCCGCCGTCGTCTCGCTCGTCACCGTCGACGCGTTTTATAAGGAAACGCACCGTCTCATCTTTGACGCGATCGGCGCCCTGTACGCGCGCCATCAACCCGTGGACATCATTACCGTCGGTGACGAGCTGCGCAGGCGCGGGCAGCTCGAACAGATCGGCTCGATGTTCTATCTGACACAACTGACGAGTGAAGTGGTCGCTCCCGCGCATATCGAGCACCACTGCCGCATCATTCTCGAGAAGGCGCTGAAGCGGCAGATGATCGAGGTCAACACCGCGATCATCACAGAATGTTACGTCGACTCGTCCGACGCCTTCGAACTGATCGACAGCGCCGAGACGAAGCTGTTCCACCTCTCCGAACAGCACATCAAAAAGAGCTACGTGGATCTCAACGCCGTCGTGCGTCCACTGCTCGAGAAGATCGGAAAGATCACGCAGGAGCACACCGGCGTCACCGGAGTGCCGTCGGGTTACGATATGCTCGACAGCAAGACCGGCGGCTGGCAGGACACCGACCTCATCATTCTCGCCGCGCGTCCCTCGATGGGAAAGACGGCGCTCGCCTTGTCGATGGCCCGCAACGCGTGCATCGATCACGACATGCCCGTCGGCATCTTCAGTCTCGAAATGTCGAAGGAGCAGCTCGCGCTGCGTCTGCTCTGCGCCGAAGCACGTGTCAACATGCAGCTCGTCCGCACGGGCCGCATCAAGGAGAGCGACTACGGAAAGCTGGCCACCTATGTCGGCAAGCTCGAGCGCGCGAAGATGTTCATCGACGACACGCCGGGAATCTCGATACTGGAACTGCGCGCCAAGGCCCGCCGCATGGTGGACGAGCAGGGCGTGCGCCTGCTCATCATCGACTACCTGCAGCTCATGACCGCGCCCAATGTGCGCGAGAGCCGCGAGCGGGAAATCGCCACCATCAGCCGCTCGCTGAAGGGCCTTGCCAAGGATCTCAGCATTCCCATCATCGCGCTGTCGCAGCTCAACCGCGCGGTCGAGCAGCGTTCCGGCGGCAAACCTATGCTCGCGGATCTGCGCGAGTCGGGCTCGATCGAACAGGATGCCGACGTGGTGCTCTTTGTGCACCGCAACCGCGAACTCGAGGGACTCCCGCCCGAGGAGGAGAACAAGGCCCTCATCATCATCGGCAAGCAGCGCAACGGTGAAACGGGCGAAGTGCCCCTCGCATGGGTGCCGCAGTACGCGAAGTTCGAGAATCTCGAGGTGCGGCTTCCGAGCAACATTCACTACATCGCCGACGGTGACACCGATGACGCGCCATTCTGA
- a CDS encoding uracil-DNA glycosylase, whose amino-acid sequence MRDIYGDAIVLPPRTASEEDGSVTGTDGWQRTRSLEGFRERIHTCTSCSLGHTRKSFVFGVGNPDADIVLIGEAPGAEEDARGEPFVGRAGQLLNDILKAINLTREEVYICNILKCRPPNNRDPLPTEVEQCEPYLHHQIALIKPRIMLALGRIAAQTLLRTTDSLTRLREVEHTYQGVPLHVTYHPAALLRNPNWKRPTWDDVQRFRARYDALKKQA is encoded by the coding sequence ATGCGCGACATCTACGGCGACGCAATCGTCCTGCCGCCGCGCACCGCGTCGGAAGAGGACGGCAGCGTGACGGGGACCGACGGCTGGCAGCGCACGCGGTCGCTCGAGGGATTCCGCGAGCGCATTCACACATGTACAAGCTGTTCGCTCGGACACACGCGCAAGAGTTTTGTTTTCGGCGTGGGGAATCCCGATGCCGACATCGTGCTCATCGGCGAGGCGCCGGGAGCGGAGGAAGACGCGCGTGGCGAACCCTTTGTGGGACGTGCGGGACAGTTGCTCAACGACATTCTCAAGGCCATCAATCTGACACGCGAGGAAGTCTACATCTGCAACATCCTCAAGTGCCGCCCGCCCAACAATCGCGATCCGCTGCCGACCGAAGTGGAACAGTGTGAACCGTATCTCCATCATCAGATCGCGCTCATCAAGCCGCGCATCATGCTGGCGCTGGGACGCATCGCGGCGCAGACGCTGCTCCGCACCACCGACTCACTGACACGGCTCCGCGAAGTGGAGCACACGTATCAGGGCGTCCCGCTGCATGTCACATACCATCCGGCCGCGCTGCTGCGGAATCCGAACTGGAAGCGGCCGACCTGGGACGACGTGCAGCGTTTCCGCGCGCGCTACGACGCGCTCAAGAAGCAGGCCTGA
- the lipA gene encoding lipoyl synthase has protein sequence MDIPSDSPARTPRPSWLKVRVPLGTSYSELRHIIDGQRLNTVCEDARCPNMAECWNHGTATFMILGDVCTRSCGFCAVKTGRPPSLDLDEPRRVAEAVVAMRLRYAVVTSVNRDELPDGGASVFAATIRAIRDRLPACRVEVLIPDFQGDTAAVDAVLDADPDVLNHNVETVPRLYRSVRPQAKFDRSLAVLRRAHARGITAKTGFMLGLGETRDEVRSLLAAVRDAGVDIVTIGQYLQPSKEHLPVDRYVPPDEFAAWREEGLTLGFSHVESGPLVRSSYHAAEQVLP, from the coding sequence ATGGACATCCCCTCTGACTCACCCGCGCGCACGCCGCGGCCCTCGTGGCTCAAGGTGCGCGTGCCTCTCGGCACCTCCTACAGCGAACTGCGTCATATCATCGACGGACAGCGCTTGAACACCGTCTGCGAGGACGCACGCTGCCCAAACATGGCCGAGTGCTGGAATCACGGCACCGCCACCTTCATGATACTTGGTGACGTGTGCACACGGAGCTGCGGTTTTTGTGCCGTAAAAACCGGACGTCCTCCCTCGTTGGATCTCGACGAACCGCGCCGCGTGGCGGAGGCCGTCGTGGCGATGCGGCTGCGCTATGCCGTAGTCACCTCCGTCAACCGCGACGAACTTCCCGACGGCGGCGCATCCGTGTTCGCGGCGACCATCCGTGCGATACGCGACCGCCTGCCCGCCTGCCGTGTCGAGGTTCTCATACCCGATTTTCAAGGCGATACCGCCGCCGTGGATGCCGTGCTCGACGCGGATCCCGACGTGCTCAACCACAACGTCGAAACCGTGCCGCGGCTGTACAGATCGGTGCGTCCGCAGGCGAAATTCGACCGCAGTCTCGCCGTCCTTCGCCGCGCCCACGCGCGCGGCATCACGGCAAAGACCGGCTTCATGCTCGGCCTCGGTGAGACGCGCGACGAGGTGCGGTCGCTGCTTGCCGCCGTGCGCGACGCGGGCGTCGATATCGTGACGATTGGGCAGTATCTGCAGCCGAGCAAGGAACACCTGCCGGTGGACCGCTACGTGCCGCCCGACGAATTCGCCGCATGGCGGGAGGAAGGGTTGACGCTGGGATTTTCGCATGTGGAATCCGGGCCGCTCGTGCGTTCGAGTTATCACGCGGCGGAACAGGTCCTGCCCTGA
- a CDS encoding DNA-directed RNA polymerase subunit omega — MSLNPLELKALDSHAENVYEAIVVLSKRARQINEEMKIRLNQELEMFATRIDSEEEIETNPEQMRISIEFEKLPKPTQQAIENLLDGQLSYRYKEE; from the coding sequence ATGTCTCTGAATCCGCTCGAATTGAAAGCGCTCGACAGCCACGCCGAAAACGTCTATGAGGCGATTGTCGTGTTGTCGAAACGCGCGCGCCAGATCAACGAAGAGATGAAAATCCGGCTCAACCAGGAGCTGGAAATGTTCGCGACACGCATCGATTCCGAAGAGGAAATCGAAACGAATCCCGAACAGATGCGCATCAGCATCGAATTCGAAAAGCTGCCGAAGCCGACGCAGCAGGCGATCGAGAATCTTCTCGACGGCCAGCTCAGCTACCGCTACAAGGAAGAATGA
- the gmk gene encoding guanylate kinase, whose protein sequence is MLFVLSAPSGSGKTTIARRILPMFEALSFSVSATTRPRRPNEREGADYYFLTADEFQSRIDGGLFVEWEEVFGNRYGTPVSEVERADREGRHLLFDVDVKGALSIKAAFGDAAVLIFIEPPDLETLRRRLEHRGSESPEVIERRIARAKWEMEQAPRFDYRVVNDDLSRSVPAVAAIVAERSGMPARQQGRSS, encoded by the coding sequence ATGCTTTTTGTGCTTTCAGCTCCGAGCGGTTCGGGGAAGACGACCATCGCGCGTCGTATTCTGCCGATGTTCGAAGCGCTCTCGTTTTCGGTGTCGGCCACCACGCGGCCGCGGCGCCCGAACGAGCGTGAAGGCGCGGATTATTACTTCCTCACGGCCGACGAGTTCCAGAGCCGCATCGACGGCGGGCTCTTCGTGGAATGGGAGGAGGTGTTCGGGAACAGGTACGGTACACCGGTCTCCGAAGTGGAACGCGCCGACAGGGAAGGGCGCCATCTGCTTTTTGATGTCGATGTGAAGGGCGCGCTCTCGATAAAGGCGGCCTTCGGTGATGCAGCGGTGCTCATTTTTATTGAGCCGCCGGATCTGGAGACGCTGCGCCGCCGCCTCGAACACCGCGGTTCGGAATCACCCGAGGTGATAGAGAGGCGCATCGCGCGCGCAAAATGGGAGATGGAACAGGCGCCGCGATTCGACTATCGCGTCGTCAACGACGATCTGTCGCGGTCAGTCCCCGCCGTTGCGGCCATCGTGGCCGAGCGGAGCGGCATGCCCGCGCGGCAGCAAGGACGATCATCATGA
- a CDS encoding glycosyltransferase family 2 protein: MPPLVSVILPTYNRAALLPRAIDSVRGQSLTDWELIVVDDGGTDDTPAVLARYQAMDGRIRAFRQENAGPAAARNAGFVLARGAYIAFLDSDDEYLTDHLLLRAQMLDTQSGVDALHGGVLVADGDPLVPDATDPSRLIHIDACAVGGTFFLRRRLLESGLRWTGGYAEDAALLAALKRRAVVLRVDFPTYVYHRDTPDSRCADQRERSGTG, encoded by the coding sequence ATGCCCCCTCTCGTCTCGGTCATTCTCCCGACGTATAACCGTGCCGCCTTGCTCCCGCGCGCCATCGATTCCGTGCGGGGACAGTCGCTGACCGACTGGGAACTCATCGTGGTGGACGACGGAGGCACCGACGACACTCCCGCCGTCCTCGCCCGTTATCAGGCCATGGACGGCCGCATCCGCGCGTTTCGGCAGGAGAATGCCGGACCAGCCGCGGCTCGGAACGCGGGTTTCGTGCTGGCACGCGGGGCGTACATCGCCTTTCTCGACTCCGACGACGAATACCTGACCGATCACCTTCTGCTTCGCGCGCAAATGCTCGACACACAATCCGGGGTTGATGCCCTGCATGGCGGCGTGCTCGTGGCCGACGGTGATCCGCTTGTGCCCGATGCGACTGATCCGTCGCGCCTTATACACATAGACGCATGTGCCGTGGGCGGCACGTTTTTTCTCCGCCGCCGTCTGCTGGAATCCGGCCTGCGATGGACCGGCGGCTATGCGGAGGACGCCGCACTTCTCGCAGCTCTGAAGCGCCGCGCGGTGGTGCTGCGTGTCGATTTTCCGACCTACGTCTATCACCGGGATACACCCGACAGCCGCTGTGCGGATCAGCGGGAGCGGTCCGGGACGGGCTGA